From one Verrucomicrobiales bacterium genomic stretch:
- a CDS encoding phosphomannomutase, giving the protein MKLTIEHLMARSGVKFGTSGARGLVAQMTDLVCYAYTRGFIQYLESCGELKKQRETVAVAGDLRPSTSRIMEAVLRAAEDAGYTPVNCGEIPSPAVAYYGLRRGVPAVMVTGSHIPADRNGIKFNKCSGEVLKDDEAGITGQAVEVDDALFDASGAFREPAVRPRPMQAEAENAYLARYLDFFPADALNGLRLGIYEHSAVGRDLLAKIFGRLGAKLWALHRSDEFVPVDTEAIRDKDARLARDWAKEFQFDAIVSTDGDSDRPLLADEHGEWLRGDILGILAAKFVGADSVSTPVSSNTAVERCGFFKQVLRTRIGSPYVIASMLEETARGAKCVVGYEANGGFLLGSAVTWPDSGAPLLPLPTRDAVLPILACLVEARRQGKTLSTLVGSLPRRFTASGLLRGFPVEQSRAVIGLFEAGHERAAARHFGAKFGEVASLDLTDGTRITFASGDIVHLRPSGNAPEFRCYTEAASPEQAKEHNETALHIVRSSLLTEARSSASHKPKP; this is encoded by the coding sequence ATGAAACTCACCATAGAACATCTAATGGCCCGCAGCGGCGTGAAGTTCGGCACCAGCGGCGCCCGTGGGCTTGTCGCTCAGATGACGGACCTGGTCTGCTATGCCTATACGCGCGGCTTCATCCAATACCTCGAAAGCTGTGGCGAACTAAAGAAACAGCGCGAAACCGTGGCCGTGGCCGGCGACTTGCGTCCGAGCACCAGCCGGATCATGGAGGCGGTGCTTCGCGCCGCGGAAGACGCCGGCTATACTCCCGTCAATTGCGGCGAGATCCCGTCGCCAGCAGTAGCGTATTACGGCCTGCGCCGAGGCGTTCCCGCCGTGATGGTCACCGGAAGTCACATTCCCGCCGACCGCAACGGCATTAAGTTCAACAAATGCTCCGGCGAAGTTCTCAAAGACGATGAAGCCGGAATCACCGGCCAGGCCGTCGAAGTGGACGACGCTCTATTCGACGCATCCGGCGCGTTCCGGGAACCCGCAGTCCGTCCGCGCCCGATGCAAGCCGAAGCCGAGAACGCGTACCTCGCACGTTACTTGGATTTTTTCCCCGCCGATGCCCTGAATGGATTGCGCCTGGGCATTTACGAGCACTCGGCCGTCGGACGCGATCTGCTGGCGAAGATTTTTGGCCGACTCGGCGCAAAGCTCTGGGCACTGCATCGCTCGGACGAATTCGTCCCCGTTGACACCGAGGCCATTCGCGACAAGGACGCCCGCCTGGCCCGCGATTGGGCGAAGGAATTTCAGTTCGATGCCATCGTCTCGACGGATGGCGACAGCGACCGGCCACTGCTTGCCGACGAGCATGGCGAATGGCTGCGAGGTGACATCCTCGGAATTCTCGCGGCGAAGTTCGTCGGGGCCGATTCGGTGTCCACTCCCGTCAGTTCCAACACCGCCGTCGAAAGGTGCGGCTTCTTCAAACAAGTCCTGCGCACGCGCATCGGTTCGCCCTACGTGATCGCCTCCATGTTGGAGGAGACGGCCAGGGGGGCGAAATGCGTCGTGGGCTACGAGGCCAACGGTGGCTTCCTGCTCGGGAGTGCTGTCACGTGGCCGGATTCCGGAGCTCCGCTTCTGCCGTTGCCGACGCGCGACGCCGTCCTGCCCATTCTCGCGTGCCTCGTCGAGGCGCGACGCCAGGGGAAAACTCTCTCCACGCTGGTGGGATCGCTTCCACGCCGCTTCACCGCCAGCGGGCTGCTTCGCGGTTTTCCGGTCGAGCAGAGCCGGGCGGTCATCGGTTTGTTTGAGGCCGGGCATGAACGCGCCGCCGCCAGACACTTCGGCGCGAAGTTCGGCGAAGTGGCATCGCTGGACCTCACCGACGGCACGCGCATCACCTTCGCGAGCGGCGACATCGTGCATCTGCGTCCGTCCGGCAACGCGCCCGAGTTCCGGTGTTACACCGAGGCTGCGTCGCCGGAACAAGCGAAGGAGCACAACGAAACGGCGCTGCACATCGTCCGCTCCTCCCTCCTGACCGAAGCCCGGTCGAGCGCCAGTCACAAACCGAAACCCTGA
- a CDS encoding response regulator, producing MVTKDNLRVYLAIKKADERSHIEDTMVLDGIEVRTFGSAGDLWLAFQEKPARLIISDRRFIDGFSGLDLAQQIRKHHMLPYVYVVVLSSLSHLKEIKDGLVAGVDDYLVKPYNRFQLRTRVLVGMRWLNYIDSLYESKPSKQ from the coding sequence ATGGTTACCAAAGACAACCTGCGAGTCTATCTCGCCATCAAGAAGGCCGACGAGCGCTCGCACATCGAGGACACAATGGTGCTCGACGGCATCGAGGTGCGAACATTCGGCAGCGCCGGCGACCTCTGGCTGGCGTTTCAGGAGAAACCCGCGCGGCTCATCATCAGCGACCGACGGTTCATTGATGGCTTCAGCGGCCTGGACCTCGCTCAACAGATTCGCAAACACCACATGCTGCCCTATGTCTATGTCGTGGTGTTGAGCAGCCTGAGCCATCTCAAAGAAATCAAGGATGGGCTGGTTGCAGGCGTCGATGACTACCTGGTCAAGCCCTACAACCGCTTTCAACTCCGGACGCGCGTGCTCGTCGGCATGCGCTGGCTCAACTACATCGACTCGCTCTACGAAAGCAAACCTTCAAAGCAGTGA
- the mgtE gene encoding magnesium transporter: protein MPETTPVFLDEYVSLHAADLADRLQRLDPREARALLQQLPPETAAAALADLEEERLPDLLGAMAPPSLANLLQHVAASDAADVLQHLAPAQRRETLAAFSADAAAAIRTLLKYPEDTAGGIMSNRFIMLRDYMTVEQVRELLRARAQEERTEDIAYLYVSDTTQRLVGIVSLRDLVFRRAERRMIEIMNREVKFVRVTDDQEELARTFEHYHYLGLPVLDEEGKLVGVVKASDALEIARKEATEDMQLMVGLSGEERALTPWQVSVKRRLPWLYINLGTAFLAAFTVGLFESTIAQWTALVVFLPIVAGQGGNAGMQTLTIIIRDLALGELAPGDGRKALTKEIILGLVNGVAIGLVVGLIGWLWKGSTTLGLVAGVAMVLNQLAAVVAGVMIPLGLKSVKLDPALASSIFLTTVTDVAGFFFFLGLAALGLKWLGA, encoded by the coding sequence ATGCCTGAGACTACACCTGTCTTCCTCGACGAATACGTAAGCCTGCACGCCGCGGATCTGGCGGACCGGTTGCAACGCCTCGATCCCCGCGAGGCCCGTGCCTTGCTCCAGCAACTGCCGCCGGAGACAGCCGCCGCCGCCCTGGCCGATCTGGAGGAGGAACGGTTGCCTGATCTGCTCGGCGCGATGGCACCGCCATCACTTGCCAACCTGCTCCAACATGTCGCAGCGTCGGACGCGGCAGATGTGCTCCAACACCTGGCGCCGGCGCAGCGCCGCGAGACCCTCGCCGCCTTTTCCGCGGATGCGGCCGCCGCCATCCGAACGTTGCTCAAGTATCCCGAGGACACCGCCGGCGGCATCATGTCGAACCGCTTCATCATGCTGCGAGATTACATGACGGTGGAACAAGTGCGTGAACTGCTCCGCGCCCGCGCGCAGGAGGAGCGCACGGAGGACATCGCCTACCTGTACGTGTCCGATACCACGCAGCGCCTTGTAGGCATCGTGAGCTTACGTGACCTAGTTTTCCGTCGAGCCGAGCGGCGTATGATCGAAATCATGAACCGCGAAGTGAAGTTCGTCCGCGTGACGGACGACCAAGAGGAACTGGCGCGCACCTTCGAGCATTACCATTACCTCGGCCTGCCCGTGCTCGACGAGGAAGGCAAACTCGTTGGTGTCGTGAAGGCGAGTGACGCGCTGGAGATCGCGCGCAAGGAAGCGACCGAAGACATGCAGTTGATGGTCGGTCTCTCCGGCGAGGAACGCGCGCTTACGCCGTGGCAAGTGTCCGTGAAGCGGCGCCTCCCGTGGCTCTACATCAATCTTGGCACAGCGTTTCTCGCGGCCTTCACCGTCGGCCTGTTCGAGAGCACCATTGCCCAATGGACCGCACTGGTTGTTTTTCTGCCGATTGTCGCTGGACAAGGCGGCAACGCAGGGATGCAAACCCTCACCATCATCATCCGTGACCTGGCGCTGGGCGAACTCGCACCCGGCGACGGTCGCAAGGCGCTGACCAAAGAAATCATCCTCGGCCTGGTCAACGGGGTGGCCATCGGTCTGGTCGTCGGCCTCATCGGATGGCTTTGGAAAGGAAGCACGACGCTCGGCCTCGTGGCGGGTGTGGCGATGGTGCTAAACCAACTCGCCGCCGTGGTCGCCGGCGTGATGATTCCGTTGGGATTGAAATCCGTGAAGCTCGATCCCGCCCTCGCCTCCAGCATCTTCCTCACGACCGTGACGGATGTGGCCGGGTTCTTCTTTTTCCTCGGGCTGGCGGCGCTGGGGTTGAAGTGGCTTGGGGCGTAG
- a CDS encoding right-handed parallel beta-helix repeat-containing protein → MAWLLAAFLGAATVEGAVPCDPIRTFADDRLPLRELFVAPSGSNTTGDGSRTKPFQTLTRALQGWRPGDAIRLLPGNYNGGLSLSNVRGTPAAPIWIGGVPGEALPVLRGGTTGLQMSRVSYLVLENLSVIGATANGINCDDGGDYGNPDASRHLLFRNLQIQDIGTGGNHDGLKLSGINDYFVVGCAFQRMSAGGSGIDHVGCHRGLIVGCSFVDMGSNAIQCKGGSEDIEIRGNRILNGGGRAVNIGGSTGFQFFRPPLVQPGANVEARNIRVLANLFIGSDAPLAFVGAVDCVAANNTVVSPSRWVVRILQETVSSGGYTFLPSASNRVVNNLIFYDRSVISTHVNVGGNTAPATFTFENNLWYAFNQPSQSRPALPVGERNGIYGADPRFRDATAQDYSVPTNSPAAAKGLKLGFLKSDLLMACYADVPSVGAFEALPAAPLSADTDGDLMPDDWERATGLNPNDASDADSDLDGDNATAWAEYVADTDPRDPASRFRLVALGLEGGMLSFEFATAIGRRYLIETRSLLPGSEWRPESERTGDGLAARSVHPVRSDGLILFRVRIELAGGQG, encoded by the coding sequence ATGGCTTGGCTGCTGGCTGCCTTCCTGGGGGCGGCAACCGTTGAAGGCGCTGTCCCCTGTGACCCGATCCGCACCTTCGCTGACGACCGACTGCCGCTTCGTGAGCTCTTCGTAGCGCCTTCTGGGAGTAACACCACTGGCGACGGCAGTCGAACGAAGCCGTTTCAGACCCTCACGCGCGCATTGCAGGGATGGCGGCCGGGCGATGCGATCCGATTGCTGCCCGGCAATTACAACGGCGGCTTGTCGCTTAGCAATGTCCGTGGCACACCGGCTGCACCCATCTGGATCGGTGGTGTCCCGGGGGAAGCGCTTCCTGTCCTCCGCGGGGGAACGACCGGGCTGCAAATGTCCCGGGTGAGCTACTTGGTGCTCGAGAACCTTTCCGTCATTGGTGCGACGGCGAATGGGATAAACTGTGATGATGGGGGCGATTATGGCAACCCGGATGCCAGCCGCCATCTCCTGTTCAGGAACCTGCAGATTCAAGATATCGGAACCGGCGGCAACCATGACGGTCTGAAGCTGTCCGGCATCAATGACTATTTTGTCGTTGGGTGCGCGTTTCAGAGAATGAGCGCGGGAGGCAGCGGCATCGATCATGTGGGTTGCCACCGCGGTCTGATTGTCGGTTGTTCCTTCGTCGATATGGGGAGCAATGCGATTCAATGCAAGGGTGGGAGCGAGGATATCGAGATCCGAGGCAACCGAATTCTGAATGGAGGGGGCAGGGCAGTGAACATTGGGGGCTCGACCGGATTTCAGTTCTTTCGCCCGCCGCTTGTGCAGCCGGGCGCCAATGTTGAGGCCCGGAATATTCGTGTCCTGGCCAATCTGTTCATCGGATCGGATGCCCCACTCGCCTTCGTGGGAGCGGTGGACTGCGTCGCGGCCAATAACACAGTTGTCTCGCCGAGCCGATGGGTTGTCCGGATCCTGCAGGAGACGGTCTCATCAGGCGGATACACCTTCCTGCCTTCCGCCAGCAACCGTGTGGTCAACAACCTCATCTTCTATGATCGCTCCGTCATCAGCACGCATGTGAACGTCGGGGGCAACACGGCACCCGCCACATTCACCTTCGAGAACAATCTCTGGTATGCGTTCAACCAGCCCTCTCAATCACGACCCGCACTTCCCGTCGGTGAACGGAATGGGATTTATGGGGCGGACCCTCGTTTTCGAGATGCTACAGCCCAGGACTATTCGGTGCCGACGAATAGCCCCGCCGCAGCCAAGGGTCTGAAGCTTGGTTTTCTGAAGAGCGATCTCCTGATGGCCTGCTATGCCGATGTCCCATCCGTTGGTGCCTTCGAGGCCTTACCGGCTGCACCGCTGAGTGCGGACACGGACGGGGACCTCATGCCAGACGATTGGGAAAGAGCCACCGGACTCAACCCCAATGATGCTTCTGACGCCGACTCCGATCTTGACGGGGACAACGCCACGGCTTGGGCCGAGTATGTGGCCGACACCGATCCGCGTGACCCGGCGTCGAGGTTCAGGCTGGTAGCCCTTGGACTCGAGGGCGGGATGCTGTCCTTTGAATTCGCGACCGCGATCGGGAGGAGATATCTCATCGAGACCCGTAGTCTACTGCCAGGCAGCGAATGGCGCCCCGAATCCGAGCGGACCGGCGACGGGCTGGCGGCTCGCTCTGTGCATCCCGTCCGATCGGATGGACTCATCCTGTTCCGAGTTCGGATCGAGCTCGCTGGCGGACAGGGCTGA
- a CDS encoding VCBS repeat-containing protein — translation MKKMRSFHGSPLSWLALGVSVLTILTAGTSRAYVLETPTEFVADGDYDGDGKLDVVVIDRQTGAARVAFRDGNDALVWEAPFASGIAKVSSVSVGRVTSTTWDSIVVTGPDANRIHRLDPRDALLSTGVVPVPIYPPGIGPNLVAALDSGGAGNTAHDDYYVSTQENPGARATLLRNKGTTPTVLIDEALPQRITSANTFEIKSAQGKRLGVMSRLRGTGLDSFQLLDFSAGTVVTRLNFPVPLSNAPNRPEFVAHRFDPRNVLGQVLFYRPGDPGFLRYQVREAGADFQLGGSNQFLLSGPLQLLQPLPLAAGGRLLAFFGPSTTNLTNATIYDFDGVTAPSVVSSFSGRFSGAVVLSDGDLALLSADAAGQSDSAQILLANGAGYVLGASGRLPRITRFSGAANALLFDTEPFVNASARPRQLQQHPEWSTALRISPTVRVTSQQFLGESNGLGGFTTRDFGPALSGVTTGLVNQYTPFISIFSGRPAMGQVDGEVRISPSGGRYGEAQRLSFTTNGTGTWEIRYRTSPDQDWSVYIRPFLLFRNATVEFYGRRGSDGALTSMGRADYTFNRTASEIDSDNDGVPDFVEQARGLDPLGGADSDGDGFSDLEELARGTNPRFAPSKPASSEGLRSAFHLLTSPRPPHPNTGADTRSRTGVAVRAFALGGAFLGESVTSPAHGIGVNNPAALLSDLIPDTGARLLVQTTSDHFDIVAVPDSRTGRELIGLVPVPPTNGLSIGYVSGNGSQAAEATRWIAAASNAVATAENPTVTSQLTSDSALVAALFERHVARALAARGRIGAINATLFGFRAGDTGRLKITLEDLIRLEQYGGTGLPGYSQHAVFEFLDTQTLKGSSAADLLAFTRELWRVSAAHHNTNEGLFSLPFDQLRGILAGQSLTGAYARFPSLSTLVSVAQSQASTLLSSVPSRPRTNLSVIVTSAGDGVPIELRHSTGRTPVTLWRYGGIPCAFPPNLQLLPGTRLTVLGHTDLPTDPGILAVEVITLGLSGVPMPSPEDQDGNLLVDAWEALFLGGTGSDPFADHDGDGYSSLQEMLEGTAPDDRLRTPAGGAFSLTPPVIELVPNAGSEPWSFVFSWPAALMSRFQFGLVESEDVSASFVQTTSPLTLSSEGDRHEVRLPPSASPRTFYRLTVRLSK, via the coding sequence ATGAAGAAAATGCGTAGTTTCCATGGATCACCTCTGAGTTGGCTCGCCCTCGGTGTGTCCGTGCTCACCATCCTCACGGCCGGCACCAGTCGTGCCTATGTGTTGGAAACCCCAACCGAGTTTGTCGCCGACGGTGACTATGACGGCGACGGCAAGCTGGATGTTGTGGTGATCGACAGACAGACCGGGGCAGCACGAGTGGCCTTCCGGGACGGTAACGACGCATTGGTGTGGGAGGCCCCGTTCGCCAGCGGCATCGCGAAGGTCAGCAGCGTCAGCGTCGGGCGTGTCACCTCGACGACTTGGGACTCCATCGTGGTGACCGGGCCGGACGCGAACCGAATCCATCGCCTCGATCCTCGCGACGCGCTGCTGTCCACGGGTGTCGTGCCGGTGCCTATCTACCCGCCTGGCATCGGACCGAACCTGGTTGCCGCGCTCGATTCCGGAGGTGCAGGCAACACGGCCCATGATGACTATTACGTAAGCACTCAAGAGAACCCGGGCGCGCGCGCCACGCTTTTGCGCAACAAAGGGACCACCCCTACGGTTCTCATCGACGAAGCCCTGCCGCAACGGATCACTTCGGCGAATACTTTTGAGATCAAATCGGCGCAGGGAAAACGACTCGGAGTCATGTCCCGGCTGCGTGGAACGGGCTTGGACAGTTTTCAACTGCTCGACTTCAGCGCCGGGACGGTGGTGACCCGGTTAAACTTTCCCGTACCGCTATCAAACGCGCCCAATCGGCCGGAGTTTGTTGCGCATCGATTCGATCCCAGGAATGTGCTGGGCCAGGTGTTGTTTTACCGACCCGGTGATCCGGGCTTTCTTCGGTATCAGGTCCGAGAAGCAGGCGCGGACTTCCAGCTCGGTGGTTCCAATCAGTTCCTGCTGTCGGGCCCGCTTCAGCTGTTGCAGCCTCTTCCGTTAGCGGCTGGTGGACGGTTGCTGGCGTTTTTCGGTCCCTCCACGACGAACCTCACCAACGCGACGATATACGATTTCGACGGGGTGACTGCACCGAGTGTCGTGAGTTCGTTCTCAGGACGCTTCTCTGGAGCGGTCGTGCTGAGTGATGGAGATCTTGCTCTGCTCAGCGCCGACGCTGCCGGCCAATCCGACTCGGCTCAGATCCTTCTGGCTAATGGAGCCGGATACGTGCTTGGAGCGAGCGGCCGGTTACCACGGATCACCCGTTTCTCGGGTGCGGCGAACGCGTTGCTCTTCGATACAGAGCCATTTGTAAACGCATCCGCGCGTCCGCGGCAGCTGCAGCAGCATCCGGAGTGGAGCACGGCGTTGCGCATCTCCCCCACCGTGCGGGTGACCAGTCAGCAGTTCCTGGGTGAATCCAACGGGCTGGGGGGCTTCACCACCCGGGATTTCGGACCGGCACTAAGCGGGGTAACGACCGGGCTGGTGAACCAGTATACGCCGTTCATCTCCATCTTCAGCGGACGCCCCGCCATGGGACAGGTGGACGGCGAAGTGCGCATCTCGCCCTCAGGAGGACGCTACGGTGAAGCCCAGCGTTTGAGTTTCACGACCAATGGGACGGGGACGTGGGAGATTCGATATCGCACATCGCCAGACCAGGACTGGAGCGTCTACATCAGGCCTTTCTTGTTGTTCAGGAATGCCACCGTGGAGTTTTATGGCCGTCGTGGGAGTGACGGAGCACTCACCTCCATGGGACGCGCGGACTACACCTTCAACAGGACGGCGAGCGAAATCGATTCGGACAACGACGGCGTTCCGGATTTTGTCGAGCAGGCGCGCGGACTGGATCCGTTAGGCGGCGCGGATTCGGATGGGGATGGATTCAGCGATCTGGAGGAACTCGCTCGCGGCACCAATCCCCGATTTGCGCCCAGCAAGCCAGCCAGCAGCGAAGGGCTTCGAAGCGCGTTCCATCTGCTAACCTCACCTCGTCCGCCTCACCCAAACACCGGCGCTGACACCCGGTCGCGAACCGGGGTAGCCGTGCGAGCCTTTGCACTCGGGGGCGCTTTCCTGGGAGAAAGTGTCACCTCCCCCGCACATGGAATCGGAGTCAACAACCCGGCTGCACTGCTGTCGGATCTCATTCCAGATACAGGCGCCCGCTTGCTGGTGCAAACGACCTCCGACCACTTTGACATCGTTGCGGTGCCCGATTCACGTACGGGAAGGGAGTTAATCGGCCTGGTTCCTGTGCCACCCACAAACGGGCTGTCGATCGGCTATGTTTCCGGAAACGGTTCGCAAGCGGCCGAAGCCACCCGTTGGATCGCGGCGGCGAGCAATGCCGTCGCCACGGCGGAGAACCCGACGGTGACCTCTCAGCTAACGTCCGACAGCGCGCTGGTTGCTGCGCTCTTCGAACGACATGTCGCTCGCGCTTTAGCGGCACGCGGACGCATCGGCGCGATCAACGCCACCCTGTTCGGTTTTCGTGCCGGGGACACCGGGAGGCTCAAGATCACCCTCGAAGACCTCATCCGGCTCGAACAGTACGGTGGCACCGGCCTTCCGGGTTACAGCCAGCATGCGGTGTTTGAGTTCTTGGATACCCAGACCCTCAAGGGTTCGTCCGCGGCGGATCTCCTAGCCTTTACGCGCGAGTTGTGGCGCGTTTCCGCAGCTCACCACAACACGAACGAAGGCTTGTTCTCTCTTCCCTTCGATCAACTCCGCGGGATTCTGGCAGGCCAATCATTGACAGGAGCCTATGCGCGTTTTCCGAGCCTCTCGACTCTTGTATCTGTCGCGCAGAGCCAGGCTTCCACGCTCCTTTCGTCCGTACCTTCTCGGCCGCGGACCAACCTGTCAGTCATCGTCACCAGCGCGGGGGATGGGGTCCCGATTGAATTGCGTCACTCCACGGGCCGCACGCCCGTGACGCTGTGGCGATACGGCGGCATTCCGTGCGCGTTTCCACCCAACCTTCAACTCCTCCCAGGAACCCGCCTCACCGTGCTCGGACACACCGACCTCCCGACGGATCCGGGCATCTTGGCGGTTGAAGTCATCACGTTGGGGTTGAGTGGCGTCCCGATGCCCTCACCTGAAGACCAGGATGGCAATCTGCTCGTGGATGCATGGGAGGCACTTTTCCTGGGGGGAACAGGGTCAGACCCGTTTGCGGATCACGACGGGGACGGATATTCGAGCCTCCAGGAAATGCTCGAGGGTACTGCGCCGGATGATCGCCTGCGAACCCCGGCTGGTGGTGCGTTCTCACTCACACCGCCGGTCATTGAGCTCGTTCCAAACGCTGGGAGTGAGCCCTGGAGCTTTGTCTTTTCTTGGCCGGCCGCGCTGATGAGCCGCTTCCAGTTCGGTCTCGTTGAAAGCGAGGATGTCTCCGCTTCGTTTGTACAAACGACCTCCCCGCTGACTCTCTCATCCGAAGGAGATCGACACGAAGTCCGTCTCCCCCCGTCCGCTTCGCCCAGAACCTTTTACCGTTTGACTGTCCGCCTGTCGAAGTAA
- a CDS encoding site-specific integrase: MKFDGVRRRVSLATSSKEEAAIKARDLFLSIQARGWEATFAELTPKQAALVARGQSGPTVGEFLTEVERVSGLKPKTLRRYAQYFRMVVAHTQGIPSDKSKYDYAKGGISRWRIKVDNVPLRLLTPSSAEDWKLSYLGKAGEDPQSKASSRRSFNAVLRHCKSLFSRKVICKPNFGIIVPRFPIKDPQVGIREVFWFETLGFEKNGSVKFRAPNGVTYEGLLKSAREELRASDPDAYLLLLLCLCAGLRRAEADNLLWTQVCKGESAIIVEATEFHQPKHDSGGTVYVDEAMIEELLSFKVRSDGVFVVNATRRWNGALYPRYRCQLHWDTLQAWLTGKGITARKKVHELRKLFGDAIVKQSGIYAGSAQLRHSSIQMTANHYADPRSRAVLPIGHLMGPVKTNQ, translated from the coding sequence ATGAAGTTTGATGGAGTCCGCAGGCGTGTTTCCCTCGCCACGAGTAGCAAGGAGGAGGCGGCAATCAAAGCGCGAGATTTGTTCCTTTCGATCCAGGCCCGGGGCTGGGAGGCCACTTTCGCAGAGCTAACTCCCAAGCAGGCCGCTCTAGTCGCCCGTGGACAAAGCGGTCCTACGGTGGGCGAATTTCTAACTGAAGTGGAGCGTGTCTCCGGTCTCAAACCGAAAACGCTACGGCGCTACGCTCAGTATTTTCGCATGGTCGTGGCCCATACGCAGGGAATCCCGTCGGACAAATCAAAGTACGACTATGCAAAAGGTGGCATCAGTCGTTGGCGTATCAAGGTGGACAACGTGCCCCTGCGGCTGCTGACGCCGTCGAGCGCCGAGGATTGGAAATTGTCGTATTTGGGGAAGGCCGGGGAGGATCCGCAGAGCAAGGCCTCCTCCCGACGGTCGTTCAACGCCGTCCTCCGTCATTGTAAAAGCCTCTTCAGCCGCAAGGTAATCTGCAAACCGAACTTCGGAATCATCGTGCCGCGATTCCCGATCAAGGACCCTCAGGTTGGGATAAGGGAGGTATTCTGGTTTGAAACCCTCGGGTTTGAGAAGAACGGTTCCGTGAAATTTCGCGCGCCTAACGGGGTGACATATGAAGGGCTCCTGAAATCTGCCCGCGAGGAGCTTCGTGCATCGGATCCGGACGCGTATCTCCTCCTTCTTCTCTGTCTTTGCGCCGGCCTCCGCCGGGCTGAAGCCGACAACCTTCTCTGGACACAGGTATGCAAGGGTGAATCTGCCATCATCGTTGAGGCTACAGAGTTCCATCAACCCAAGCACGACAGCGGCGGCACCGTTTACGTTGACGAGGCGATGATTGAGGAACTACTGAGTTTCAAGGTTCGCTCAGACGGTGTGTTCGTGGTGAACGCCACCCGGAGGTGGAACGGGGCACTCTACCCGCGCTACCGATGTCAGCTCCACTGGGATACACTGCAAGCGTGGCTTACCGGGAAGGGAATCACTGCGCGAAAGAAGGTCCACGAACTTCGCAAGCTGTTCGGGGATGCCATCGTGAAACAAAGCGGCATCTACGCAGGCAGCGCGCAGCTTCGACACTCAAGCATTCAGATGACCGCCAACCACTACGCGGATCCTAGGTCTCGAGCCGTTCTGCCAATAGGTCACCTCATGGGGCCAGTCAAAACTAACCAATGA
- a CDS encoding helix-turn-helix domain-containing protein: protein MRYAPTLTSSGNLFAFEATMINQNNFERETLDVKQAAAKLGVCDETVRRLVRRKIIKRLPGIRRILIPVNQIVTLLDGADSPPVTSTMGKSVSSDRLAHCGVA from the coding sequence ATGCGATACGCACCGACGCTCACCTCGTCTGGCAACTTGTTCGCATTCGAGGCCACTATGATTAACCAAAACAACTTTGAACGAGAAACCCTAGATGTGAAGCAAGCCGCGGCGAAACTGGGCGTGTGCGATGAAACCGTGCGGCGCCTAGTGAGGAGGAAGATCATCAAGAGGCTGCCGGGAATCAGGCGCATCCTAATCCCCGTGAACCAAATCGTTACATTGCTTGACGGCGCGGACTCTCCGCCTGTAACGAGTACTATGGGGAAGTCTGTTTCCTCGGATCGGCTGGCCCATTGCGGAGTCGCATGA
- a CDS encoding DNA-protecting protein DprA, producing MQPKELSPEQLVGPLNEVERKFAPKRLFIAGDESLVRDRTRVAIVGSRKASADGLRRARKLAGLLAERGIVVVSGLAEGIDTAAHTACIEKSGRTVAVLGTPLDDAFPKSNASLQERIAAEHLCVTQFPSGSPVQRKNFPMRNRTMALISDATVIIEASESSGSLSQGWEALRLGRALFITKTVAEDPSLKWPAEMLSYGARVLSNDAVDDFFAMLPERSALAVTDGAPF from the coding sequence ATGCAACCCAAAGAGCTTTCGCCGGAACAATTGGTAGGACCTTTGAATGAGGTGGAGCGGAAGTTCGCACCGAAGCGACTTTTCATAGCTGGAGACGAGAGCTTAGTTCGAGACAGGACTCGCGTTGCAATCGTGGGGTCGCGGAAAGCCTCCGCGGATGGGCTCCGACGGGCTAGGAAATTGGCGGGGCTTCTGGCTGAAAGGGGAATCGTTGTCGTGAGCGGCCTTGCTGAAGGAATCGACACCGCTGCCCATACCGCGTGCATCGAAAAGTCCGGACGGACCGTGGCTGTGCTCGGAACGCCGCTCGATGACGCGTTTCCGAAGAGTAACGCCTCACTTCAGGAGCGAATTGCAGCGGAACATCTCTGTGTCACGCAGTTCCCATCGGGATCTCCCGTCCAACGGAAGAACTTTCCGATGAGGAATCGCACGATGGCGTTAATCTCGGACGCTACGGTCATAATTGAAGCAAGTGAAAGCAGTGGTTCGCTTTCACAAGGGTGGGAGGCGCTCAGACTTGGACGGGCGCTTTTCATCACGAAGACTGTCGCTGAAGATCCTTCTCTTAAGTGGCCAGCTGAGATGCTGAGCTATGGCGCACGCGTGCTCTCCAATGACGCGGTGGATGATTTTTTTGCGATGTTGCCCGAACGTTCGGCTTTGGCTGTGACCGATGGCGCTCCCTTCTGA